A window from Enterocloster bolteae encodes these proteins:
- a CDS encoding MerR family transcriptional regulator yields MRDEQGNNLYSIGKLADIVGIPATALRFYDEQGVLKPQIRDDETGYRYYTEEQVMKCMFISEMRRLGLTVADIKALCEKSSLTFQREALINRMVLLNDELDHLLFKKAYLEELMRNVDMGLGYFESAKICRENHIPIKIKYYPAAYAVTIPVYRCFYEQEKFSTTHRLLYDICEQKHLRICGPATSRFEDPGMEHLKKPFYKSQWILPVVKPEEDMKGITLFPEMWCVYTSHVGPYRNILEQYEKLMDYCAEYGLKISGNPIEEYMISCANICGSENYITNVMFPIELPE; encoded by the coding sequence ATGAGAGATGAGCAGGGAAATAATCTGTATTCAATTGGTAAGCTTGCCGATATTGTAGGGATTCCGGCAACAGCCCTCCGCTTTTATGATGAACAGGGTGTTTTGAAGCCTCAAATAAGGGATGATGAGACGGGATACCGCTATTATACGGAAGAGCAGGTCATGAAATGCATGTTTATATCCGAGATGAGACGCCTGGGTCTCACCGTAGCAGACATTAAGGCACTATGTGAAAAAAGCAGTCTCACATTTCAGCGTGAGGCACTGATTAATAGGATGGTTCTGCTTAACGATGAGCTGGACCATCTGCTTTTCAAAAAGGCATATCTGGAAGAATTGATGAGAAATGTGGATATGGGGTTAGGGTACTTTGAGAGCGCAAAGATTTGCAGGGAAAACCACATTCCTATCAAGATTAAGTATTACCCCGCGGCCTATGCTGTCACCATACCGGTTTACAGGTGTTTTTATGAGCAGGAGAAGTTTTCTACCACCCACAGGCTTCTCTATGATATATGTGAGCAAAAGCATCTGAGAATCTGCGGGCCTGCAACGTCCAGGTTTGAGGACCCTGGTATGGAACATTTAAAAAAACCTTTTTATAAATCCCAGTGGATATTACCTGTGGTAAAGCCGGAAGAGGACATGAAGGGTATTACCCTGTTTCCCGAAATGTGGTGTGTTTACACGTCCCATGTGGGCCCATACAGGAATATTTTGGAGCAGTATGAAAAACTGATGGATTATTGTGCGGAATACGGCCTGAAAATTTCAGGCAATCCCATAGAGGAATACATGATAAGCTGCGCCAATATATGCGGTTCTGAGAATTATATCACCAATGTGATGTTCCCTATTGAGCTGCCTGAATAA
- a CDS encoding glycine/sarcosine/betaine reductase component B subunit, with product MSTDKNLRLDMEIVHIKDIRFGAKTEVRSGILFINKQEMVEAIADPFFSSIDIDLARPGESVRIIPVKDVVEPRVKLDGKGAGSSFPGFAGAYEGCGEGRLKVFKGCAIVTTGTIVGVQEGVIDMKGTCADYCYYSKLNNIVVVGNCPDGTEPHAHEAACRLLGLHAANYVAEAAMDADADAYETYQLTPVDPARKLPKAGVIYMAMAQGLIHDNYIYGVNAGKTNPVYMNPNEIFDGAIVNGCCVIASDKNTTWDHQNNPLLKELYKHHGVDLEFAGCIVTPTHTVLHDKERNSHAAVRMARSLGWDVAAVVEEGAGNPDADLMMMIRSLEKAGIKTVGMLSACCGEEGTTDSTPEADACINTGTDADYMPVHLEKMDRIIGDAKQIRVLSGGSLDGYNADGSVDVNMVAIMCSMNQMGMTRMYSVVL from the coding sequence ATGAGTACTGATAAAAACCTGCGTCTGGATATGGAAATCGTCCATATAAAGGACATCCGGTTCGGCGCAAAAACAGAAGTCAGGTCCGGCATCCTGTTTATCAACAAACAGGAAATGGTTGAGGCAATCGCGGATCCTTTCTTCAGCTCCATTGACATTGATCTCGCAAGACCAGGTGAATCTGTGAGAATCATACCAGTTAAGGATGTGGTTGAGCCAAGGGTAAAGCTCGACGGCAAGGGAGCAGGTTCATCCTTCCCGGGCTTTGCAGGGGCCTATGAAGGCTGCGGAGAGGGACGGCTTAAGGTATTTAAAGGCTGTGCCATTGTTACTACAGGAACCATAGTTGGTGTGCAGGAGGGTGTGATTGATATGAAGGGAACCTGTGCGGACTATTGTTATTACTCTAAGCTGAACAACATTGTAGTCGTCGGAAATTGCCCGGATGGCACAGAACCCCATGCCCATGAAGCTGCCTGCAGGCTGCTGGGGCTCCATGCTGCCAATTATGTTGCAGAGGCTGCAATGGATGCTGATGCCGACGCATATGAGACTTATCAGCTTACCCCTGTGGACCCTGCCAGGAAACTGCCAAAGGCCGGGGTCATCTATATGGCTATGGCCCAGGGCCTGATTCATGATAACTACATATACGGGGTTAATGCGGGAAAAACAAATCCTGTCTACATGAATCCAAATGAGATCTTTGACGGTGCAATCGTAAATGGATGCTGCGTGATTGCCAGTGATAAAAATACCACATGGGACCACCAGAATAATCCCCTGTTAAAGGAGCTGTATAAGCACCATGGTGTGGATCTGGAATTTGCCGGCTGTATTGTAACACCCACCCATACGGTACTCCATGATAAGGAACGCAACAGTCACGCGGCTGTCAGAATGGCCAGGTCTCTTGGCTGGGATGTTGCAGCGGTAGTGGAAGAGGGAGCGGGAAATCCGGACGCGGATCTGATGATGATGATACGCAGTCTGGAAAAAGCAGGAATCAAAACCGTGGGCATGCTTTCCGCATGCTGTGGGGAAGAGGGCACTACAGACAGCACACCGGAGGCTGATGCCTGTATCAATACCGGGACAGATGCGGACTATATGCCCGTTCACCTGGAAAAGATGGATAGGATTATAGGAGATGCAAAACAGATTAGGGTACTTTCCGGCGGTTCTCTTGACGGTTACAATGCAGATGGCAGTGTTGATGTAAACATGGTCGCCATCATGTGTTCAATGAACCAGATGG
- a CDS encoding alpha-L-arabinofuranosidase C-terminal domain-containing protein, with protein sequence MKAEITIKEGNKRPVNPLIFGHFIEYMRDCIDEGMWAQLLKNRSFEISEHVKDGVPDFWHRTGVKDAFHFEQDWDHTISREGCSLKITDRNHYDGYAGTAQTGLCIQNGRYEGYVWMKSEQEVPVSIEIYDKEGREFLSKTISVNGEWKKYCFDFRSAAVTYTGTMEIRLKAAGTLWVDGCSLMPSDTVDGIWREVFERIKNISPAVIRFPGGCFADCYHWEDGIGERDTRPVRKNEHWGGYEDNSFGMDEYMEFCRKIGCEPMICVNFGSGTAEEAANWVEYCNGLADTPYGRLRAAHGHPEPWNIKYWDIGNETFGDWEIGHLDASGYAVKYLSFYEAMKEKDPTITFMVCGGDGDSISQEWNRKISEIIGDKMDVVCLHMYSQKEIQGEHDSRDIYYATAGSVKKYEGILNDSCETIRKSGNPAAMAAVTEYNVGTIIDSYREQTLEAAIFNAGMLNMFLRNTDKLAMCNLSDLVNGWPGGCIVSKDGHAFGTATYHVMSMYSGSRLKEVLDIDVFSPTYSTSEQIGNIEPLSGVPYVDAAACLDENGNTVIFALNRSCDQEAVLEIKYETPNKTVKKAEITTITSEKTSDMNTLPDESIVPAACMMQTQSGRITLAKHSVNRIVLLP encoded by the coding sequence ATGAAAGCGGAAATTACTATCAAAGAAGGAAATAAACGGCCTGTAAACCCTCTGATTTTCGGACACTTCATAGAATATATGAGAGACTGTATCGACGAAGGCATGTGGGCGCAGCTGTTAAAAAACAGGAGTTTTGAAATATCGGAGCACGTAAAAGACGGAGTTCCTGATTTCTGGCACCGGACAGGTGTAAAAGATGCCTTTCACTTTGAACAGGACTGGGACCACACTATTTCCCGGGAAGGCTGTTCTCTTAAGATAACAGACCGAAACCATTATGACGGGTATGCCGGAACCGCGCAGACCGGTTTATGTATCCAGAATGGAAGGTATGAAGGATATGTCTGGATGAAGTCTGAGCAGGAGGTTCCTGTTTCCATTGAAATTTACGATAAAGAAGGACGGGAATTTTTAAGCAAAACCATTTCTGTAAACGGGGAATGGAAAAAATACTGTTTTGATTTTCGATCCGCTGCAGTTACTTACACAGGAACAATGGAAATCCGCTTAAAAGCAGCGGGCACATTATGGGTGGATGGCTGTTCTCTCATGCCTTCTGATACGGTAGACGGAATATGGAGAGAAGTATTTGAACGGATAAAAAACATTTCCCCTGCTGTGATACGTTTTCCCGGCGGCTGTTTTGCCGACTGCTATCACTGGGAGGACGGTATCGGTGAGCGGGACACCCGTCCGGTCCGTAAAAATGAGCATTGGGGCGGATACGAGGATAACAGCTTTGGTATGGACGAATATATGGAGTTCTGCCGTAAAATCGGCTGTGAACCTATGATCTGCGTCAACTTTGGAAGCGGGACAGCGGAGGAAGCCGCAAATTGGGTGGAATACTGCAACGGCTTGGCCGACACGCCTTACGGCCGGTTAAGGGCTGCCCACGGCCATCCCGAACCCTGGAACATCAAATACTGGGATATCGGAAATGAAACCTTTGGTGATTGGGAAATAGGCCATCTGGATGCCTCCGGATATGCGGTCAAGTATCTATCCTTTTATGAAGCCATGAAGGAGAAGGATCCGACCATCACTTTCATGGTATGCGGCGGGGACGGAGACAGTATTTCCCAGGAATGGAACCGGAAGATTTCAGAAATCATCGGAGACAAAATGGATGTGGTATGTCTCCATATGTATTCACAGAAAGAGATACAGGGCGAGCATGACAGCAGGGACATCTACTACGCAACAGCTGGTTCCGTGAAAAAGTACGAAGGGATTTTAAACGACTCATGCGAGACCATACGCAAAAGCGGCAATCCGGCTGCCATGGCAGCAGTTACAGAGTATAATGTGGGAACCATTATTGACTCTTACCGGGAACAGACATTAGAGGCCGCTATTTTCAATGCCGGCATGCTCAATATGTTTTTAAGGAATACAGATAAGCTTGCCATGTGTAATTTGTCAGATTTGGTGAATGGATGGCCCGGAGGATGCATTGTAAGCAAGGACGGTCATGCATTTGGGACTGCAACGTACCATGTTATGTCCATGTATTCCGGAAGCCGTTTAAAAGAGGTTTTAGACATAGATGTTTTCTCGCCAACCTACAGTACGTCTGAGCAGATTGGAAATATAGAACCGCTTTCCGGTGTCCCCTACGTGGATGCGGCGGCCTGCCTTGACGAAAATGGAAATACGGTTATTTTTGCGCTGAACCGTTCCTGTGACCAGGAAGCGGTTCTTGAAATTAAATATGAAACTCCAAATAAAACCGTGAAAAAAGCAGAAATCACCACCATTACTTCGGAGAAAACTTCCGATATGAACACATTGCCGGATGAATCCATTGTACCGGCTGCCTGCATGATGCAGACACAGTCCGGCCGAATTACGCTGGCGAAACATTCTGTAAATAGAATCGTACTTCTGCCATAA